In the Rhizobium sp. N324 genome, one interval contains:
- a CDS encoding SDR family NAD(P)-dependent oxidoreductase, with product MTGNKPLAMITGGSSGIGFELAKQFAKNGFDVAISGSSDKVNEAADALRSLDAEAYPFKADASTYDGVERFWAFTQGLGRPLEAAALNVGIGIGGAFVDNDLEDELRLLAINVTGTVHMAKRVVQHMVKNGRGRILITSSVSATLPTPYETVYGPSKAFGYMFAESLREELRSTGVTVTALLPGATNSDFHANAGMGGTKLGGQQKNDKTLVAQQGFEALMNGIDHIVGGDQETKRQVLENRTTPEPVKAARQAELTQPQ from the coding sequence ATGACAGGGAATAAACCACTCGCAATGATCACGGGCGGCTCATCTGGAATAGGCTTCGAGCTTGCCAAACAATTCGCCAAGAATGGATTCGATGTCGCCATTTCAGGCTCAAGCGACAAGGTGAACGAGGCCGCCGATGCGCTACGAAGCCTTGATGCCGAAGCATATCCGTTCAAAGCGGATGCCTCGACGTACGATGGCGTCGAGAGGTTCTGGGCCTTTACGCAGGGGCTGGGGCGCCCCTTGGAAGCCGCGGCTCTGAACGTCGGTATCGGTATTGGCGGCGCCTTTGTCGATAACGATCTCGAGGATGAGCTTCGCCTGCTTGCGATCAATGTAACCGGGACCGTCCATATGGCCAAACGCGTCGTCCAACATATGGTCAAGAACGGCCGCGGCAGGATTCTCATCACCTCCTCGGTTTCGGCGACCCTGCCCACGCCATACGAAACCGTTTACGGCCCGTCGAAGGCATTTGGTTATATGTTCGCGGAATCTCTGCGCGAGGAGTTGCGCTCGACCGGGGTCACGGTGACGGCACTCCTTCCGGGCGCCACCAACAGCGACTTCCACGCGAACGCTGGAATGGGCGGTACGAAGCTCGGTGGCCAACAAAAAAACGACAAGACGCTCGTCGCCCAGCAGGGGTTCGAGGCTCTCATGAACGGCATCGACCATATCGTCGGCGGAGATCAGGAAACCAAGCGCCAGGTGTTGGAAAACCGGACGACCCCCGAGCCCGTCAAAGCCGCGCGGCAAGCCGAATTGACCCAACCGCAGTGA
- a CDS encoding LysR family transcriptional regulator, protein MVSTRADLADLEPFVAIARAGGFRKAAALRGVSGSALSHSIRGLEARLGVRLFHRTSRSISLTAAGEVLLAELEPRFLGIQAAMDLLDSFRSGPTGRVRVTTLRDAAELLIAPRLHSFRKSYPDVEVEVSVEDRFIDMVAEGFDAGIRYGGTVPEGMIASRLTSELEWIVVGSPAYLNERGRPARPEDLLTHECIRIRTGTDHLCKWELGDGDRMVSLDVPGLLTLGDSELSIRMAEEGGGLFYCLQARVEDKLAAGSLEVVLPDWTSTGPGFHAYYVSHRQVPSALRTFLYYLKAPVAGD, encoded by the coding sequence ATGGTATCAACGCGGGCCGATCTGGCCGACCTTGAACCTTTCGTCGCGATCGCGCGTGCGGGGGGGTTCCGAAAGGCCGCCGCGCTTCGCGGCGTTTCCGGGTCTGCCCTCAGCCACTCGATCAGGGGTTTGGAGGCCCGTCTGGGCGTCCGTCTGTTTCATCGGACAAGCAGGAGCATCAGTCTCACCGCCGCCGGCGAAGTGCTGCTTGCCGAACTGGAGCCCCGTTTCCTCGGCATTCAAGCTGCGATGGATCTCCTAGACAGTTTCAGGAGCGGGCCTACGGGCAGAGTGAGAGTGACCACCCTGCGTGACGCCGCCGAGCTGCTGATCGCTCCTCGACTGCACAGTTTTCGCAAGAGCTACCCAGATGTCGAGGTCGAAGTCAGCGTCGAGGATCGCTTCATCGATATGGTCGCCGAAGGTTTTGACGCGGGCATCCGTTATGGGGGAACGGTTCCCGAGGGGATGATCGCGTCGCGTCTGACATCCGAACTCGAATGGATCGTAGTCGGTTCTCCGGCCTATCTCAACGAACGAGGGCGGCCCGCGCGGCCGGAAGATCTCTTGACGCACGAGTGCATCCGGATCCGAACCGGTACGGATCACCTCTGCAAATGGGAACTTGGCGACGGCGATCGCATGGTTTCTCTCGACGTTCCGGGACTTCTCACGCTCGGAGATTCGGAACTATCTATCCGCATGGCGGAGGAGGGAGGCGGTCTCTTTTATTGCCTGCAGGCCCGGGTCGAGGACAAACTTGCGGCCGGTTCACTCGAAGTCGTGCTGCCGGACTGGACCTCTACCGGGCCGGGTTTTCATGCATACTACGTTTCGCATCGACAGGTGCCGTCCGCTCTCCGGACGTTTCTCTACTACCTTAAGGCGCCGGTTGCGGGCGATTGA
- a CDS encoding ISAs1 family transposase, which translates to MPLPYGIAGHGTFSTVFRCLNQVAFEAALPKPLQRAWKAWWRSTARRYEATPLPLVKVWAAGCGLVIGQQTAPGRNEVQGALDALALLSLEGAIVTADALHCRADTAHAILSAGGDYALALKANQPGLLAQTIARLDDVEPLGIQTAAENDHDRCERRRACIVAVNDIDFPGLQAIGSVEATSRHADGRLTSHVRYFLLSTVMSAAALIEVTRTHWQIENKLHWVLDVQFREDAARNRKDHGPANIALLRKIALNLIRAHPDKASIRRKIKKAGWDDQFLISIIAHMR; encoded by the coding sequence GTGCCGCTGCCCTATGGCATCGCCGGCCATGGCACCTTCTCCACCGTTTTCCGCTGCCTCAATCAGGTTGCCTTCGAAGCCGCTTTACCGAAGCCTTTGCAAAGGGCATGGAAGGCGTGGTGGCGGTCGACGGCAAGGCGGTACGAGGCGACGCCGCTGCCCCTCGTCAAGGTCTGGGCTGCCGGTTGCGGCCTGGTCATCGGCCAACAGACCGCGCCGGGCCGCAACGAGGTCCAAGGGGCGCTCGATGCGCTTGCGCTTTTGTCGCTGGAAGGTGCCATCGTCACCGCCGATGCCCTGCATTGCCGCGCCGATACCGCTCATGCCATCCTTTCCGCCGGCGGCGACTATGCCCTGGCGTTGAAGGCCAATCAGCCCGGCCTCCTGGCACAGACGATTGCTCGTCTGGACGACGTCGAGCCACTCGGCATCCAGACCGCCGCCGAGAATGACCATGACCGCTGCGAAAGACGCCGTGCCTGCATCGTCGCCGTCAATGACATCGACTTCCCCGGCCTGCAGGCCATCGGCTCCGTCGAGGCCACAAGCCGTCATGCCGATGGCCGTCTGACCAGCCATGTCCGCTACTTCCTGCTCTCCACCGTCATGTCGGCTGCCGCCCTGATCGAGGTAACCAGAACTCATTGGCAGATCGAAAACAAACTGCACTGGGTGCTCGACGTCCAGTTCCGCGAGGATGCCGCCAGAAACCGTAAGGATCACGGACCGGCAAACATTGCTCTGTTACGAAAGATTGCCCTCAACCTCATCCGAGCCCATCCAGATAAGGCCTCCATTCGTCGAAAGATCAAGAAGGCAGGGTGGGACGATCAGTTCCTCATCTCTATCATCGCCCATATGCGATAG
- a CDS encoding beta-glucosidase, with translation MIDKKALLDNMTLAEQVSLLSGDTFWSLPPIDRLGIGRLRLTDGPNGARGAGSFVGGVTAAAFPVGIAIGASWNPDLAKEIGSALGDEVLSKGAHVSLAPTVNIQRSVTNGRNFECFSEDPILTAELAVGYIEGLQSTKVGATIKHFVGNESEIERTTISSDIDERTLREVYLIPFETAVKRAKVWAVMSSYNKLNGTYTAESHWLLNEVLRGDWGFNGVVMSDWFGSRSTAPTVNAGLDLEMPGPTRDRGSKLLAAVEGGEVSVETIRACVRNILTLMERTGAINDHREFKEYAIDQPKHRALIRRAGAESAVLLQNDGILPLAQQGMVAIIGPNAKVAQVMGGGSAQLNPHYVISPWQGLVDALGEENLCYAQGCNNYRFQPLIENPTTFEFFQGRELAGEPVKVLEEPSSLGVWLPPVAEGLVDPHRFSARMRTIFTASEAGVYRVGLTSAGLGRVYVDGRLVVDAWASWTRGTTFFEEGCEEVVGEITLEAGRTYEVVAEYARHDHVNLYIAAIRVGIGRFSAEAEIAEAAAVAAKADHAVVFVGRTGDWDTEGSDLRSIALPGLQNQLVEAVIAANPNTIVVLQTGGPVEMPWLSGARAVLQCWYPGQEAGNAIADVLLGKAEPSGRLAQTFPVRWGDNPTHTEDDAVYPGKDGHVRYDEGVFVGYRHYDRHGIKPLFPFGHGLGYSSFAMSDLTVALPDAAGAVTVTLGLTNISERPGSAVVQVYVGDVEASVPRPVKELKAFSKIALEPGEKRRLRFILDARTFAFFDTTERRWRIEAGEFAVMAGFSATDIRLSLTVTQKGAVLAL, from the coding sequence ATGATTGATAAGAAAGCATTGCTCGATAATATGACCTTGGCGGAGCAGGTCTCGCTACTTTCCGGCGATACGTTCTGGTCTTTACCGCCCATCGACCGCCTAGGGATAGGGAGATTGCGCTTGACCGACGGCCCCAACGGCGCCCGCGGGGCGGGGTCTTTTGTCGGAGGTGTGACTGCAGCGGCTTTCCCGGTGGGCATCGCCATCGGAGCGAGTTGGAACCCGGATCTAGCCAAGGAAATCGGCAGTGCCCTAGGTGACGAGGTTCTTTCAAAAGGTGCCCACGTCTCGTTAGCCCCCACCGTTAACATCCAGCGTAGCGTCACAAACGGCCGCAACTTTGAGTGCTTCTCTGAGGATCCGATCCTGACGGCGGAACTTGCAGTCGGCTATATCGAAGGTCTGCAGTCCACGAAAGTCGGTGCCACGATAAAACATTTCGTCGGCAACGAGTCCGAGATTGAACGTACAACCATCTCTTCAGATATCGATGAACGCACGCTGCGCGAAGTCTACCTGATACCCTTTGAGACGGCGGTGAAGCGGGCAAAGGTCTGGGCCGTGATGTCTTCGTATAACAAGCTAAACGGTACTTACACGGCGGAAAGCCATTGGCTGTTGAACGAGGTTCTGCGCGGTGACTGGGGTTTTAACGGCGTGGTGATGTCGGACTGGTTCGGCTCGCGTTCGACCGCACCCACCGTGAATGCCGGGCTGGATCTGGAGATGCCGGGCCCGACTCGCGATCGCGGCTCCAAGCTACTGGCTGCGGTCGAAGGCGGCGAGGTTAGTGTCGAGACGATCCGCGCCTGTGTGCGCAATATCCTGACTTTGATGGAACGCACCGGCGCTATCAACGATCATCGCGAGTTTAAGGAGTACGCCATTGATCAACCGAAACATAGGGCATTGATCAGGCGCGCGGGAGCGGAAAGCGCAGTTCTGCTACAGAATGACGGGATCCTGCCATTGGCTCAGCAAGGTATGGTCGCCATCATTGGACCCAATGCCAAGGTCGCGCAGGTGATGGGAGGCGGCTCGGCGCAGTTGAACCCTCACTATGTCATCAGTCCGTGGCAGGGGCTGGTGGACGCGCTGGGTGAGGAGAATCTGTGCTACGCTCAGGGTTGCAACAATTATCGGTTTCAGCCGCTAATCGAAAACCCCACAACCTTCGAGTTTTTCCAAGGAAGGGAGCTAGCTGGCGAACCGGTGAAGGTCCTCGAGGAACCGTCGAGCCTTGGTGTATGGTTGCCCCCCGTGGCCGAGGGCCTCGTCGATCCGCATCGCTTTTCGGCCCGAATGCGCACCATCTTCACAGCCTCGGAAGCCGGCGTCTATCGCGTCGGACTAACCTCCGCCGGGCTTGGCCGGGTCTATGTGGACGGCAGACTTGTGGTGGACGCTTGGGCTTCCTGGACGCGTGGTACCACATTCTTTGAAGAAGGCTGCGAAGAGGTCGTGGGTGAAATCACGCTCGAAGCCGGCCGTACATATGAGGTCGTCGCCGAGTACGCCCGGCACGATCACGTCAACCTCTATATCGCCGCAATTCGGGTAGGAATAGGCAGGTTTTCGGCCGAAGCGGAGATTGCCGAGGCAGCAGCCGTCGCCGCAAAGGCTGATCATGCGGTAGTCTTCGTGGGCAGAACGGGCGACTGGGATACCGAGGGTTCCGATCTCCGCAGCATTGCACTTCCTGGTTTGCAGAACCAGCTTGTTGAGGCGGTAATTGCGGCCAATCCGAACACGATTGTCGTACTACAAACCGGTGGACCGGTGGAAATGCCCTGGCTTTCGGGCGCTCGTGCAGTACTGCAATGTTGGTATCCCGGACAGGAGGCTGGCAACGCGATCGCCGATGTGCTCCTCGGCAAGGCCGAGCCCTCGGGCCGACTGGCACAGACCTTCCCCGTGCGCTGGGGTGACAATCCCACACATACCGAGGATGACGCGGTCTATCCAGGCAAGGATGGCCATGTGCGTTATGACGAAGGTGTGTTCGTCGGTTATCGGCACTACGATCGCCACGGCATTAAGCCGCTGTTCCCGTTCGGTCATGGTCTCGGTTATTCAAGCTTTGCGATGTCGGACCTGACGGTAGCGCTACCGGACGCTGCCGGCGCGGTGACAGTGACACTGGGATTGACCAACATCAGCGAGCGGCCAGGTTCGGCAGTGGTGCAAGTCTATGTCGGCGATGTTGAAGCATCTGTACCCAGACCGGTTAAAGAGCTGAAAGCCTTCTCGAAAATCGCCCTGGAACCCGGTGAGAAACGAAGGTTGCGTTTCATACTTGACGCCCGAACATTTGCCTTCTTCGACACGACCGAGCGGCGTTGGCGGATAGAGGCGGGGGAATTTGCAGTGATGGCTGGGTTCTCGGCCACCGACATCCGTTTGAGTTTAACTGTCACGCAAAAGGGCGCTGTCTTGGCGCTCTGA
- a CDS encoding integrase core domain-containing protein, with translation MLYNHFRPHSSLGYQTPAEALIAAG, from the coding sequence GTGTTGTACAACCATTTCCGGCCGCACTCATCGCTCGGATACCAGACCCCGGCCGAGGCTCTAATCGCCGCCGGATGA
- the istA gene encoding IS21-like element ISRel5 family transposase: MPGRHLTDHQMRLFMKYRQTHSVEVAASKASMSRATAYRLDKEVQLPSQSKAPRGRRRPDPLELIFETEVVPLLKAAPGIRAVAVYNEMLRRHPELSEGIRRTLERRIRSWRAVHGEAQGVIFRQTHEPGRLGLSDFTDAGGLGVTIAGQPLDHLFYHFRLVWSGFEHAHVILGGESFVALAEGLQNALWSVGGTPLYHRSDSLSAAFRNLDADAKVDLTHRYDQLCSHYRMTPTRNNKGVAHENGSIESSHGHLKNSVHDALLMRGAKEFDDLSSYRAFVDDIVSRRNAAHGKRIDAERSHLQALPERRTTDFEEIVVTVSRTGGFTLRKVFYTVPSRLIGHRLRVRLFDDRLDVFVGGTHLMTLRRGRGHPDGRHDQVVNYHHVIHSLRKKPMALRGLVYRDKLFPRQEYRKAFEALIEHLPDKQACKITVELLALAHDRGCERELAEELARILDAGDLPNLATMRALFGPDPAKLPTVHVQLASLNGYEALIGTGEAA, translated from the coding sequence GTGCCGGGTCGCCATTTAACCGATCATCAGATGAGACTCTTCATGAAGTACCGACAAACGCATTCCGTAGAGGTCGCCGCGTCAAAAGCGTCGATGAGCCGAGCCACGGCATACCGCCTCGACAAGGAGGTACAACTGCCTTCTCAGAGCAAAGCGCCGCGCGGACGCCGCCGCCCTGATCCCTTAGAGCTGATATTCGAGACCGAAGTCGTCCCGCTCCTGAAGGCCGCACCCGGTATCCGTGCCGTCGCTGTCTACAACGAGATGCTGCGCCGACATCCAGAACTCTCTGAAGGTATCCGCCGCACGCTTGAACGACGCATTCGGTCGTGGCGTGCTGTCCATGGCGAAGCGCAGGGGGTCATCTTCCGCCAAACGCACGAGCCAGGCCGGTTGGGCCTTTCGGATTTTACCGACGCCGGCGGTCTTGGTGTGACCATCGCCGGCCAGCCGCTTGATCACCTGTTCTATCACTTCCGGCTTGTCTGGTCGGGCTTCGAACATGCCCATGTCATTCTCGGCGGCGAAAGCTTTGTCGCGCTGGCTGAAGGGCTTCAAAATGCCCTGTGGTCCGTGGGAGGTACGCCGCTTTATCATCGAAGCGACAGCCTGTCGGCGGCATTCCGCAACCTCGACGCCGATGCCAAGGTCGATCTCACCCACCGATACGATCAGCTTTGCTCCCATTATCGAATGACGCCGACGCGCAACAACAAAGGCGTCGCGCATGAGAACGGCTCTATCGAAAGCTCCCATGGCCATCTCAAGAACTCTGTTCATGACGCCCTGCTGATGCGGGGGGCCAAGGAATTCGACGACCTCAGTTCTTACCGCGCCTTTGTCGATGACATCGTCAGCCGTCGCAACGCTGCCCATGGCAAGCGCATTGATGCTGAGCGATCCCATCTGCAGGCGCTGCCCGAGCGCCGGACCACGGACTTCGAAGAGATTGTCGTTACGGTGTCCCGGACGGGCGGCTTCACCTTGCGCAAGGTCTTCTACACCGTGCCATCCCGCCTGATCGGCCACAGGTTAAGAGTTCGCCTGTTCGACGATCGGCTGGATGTCTTTGTCGGCGGTACGCATCTGATGACGTTGCGCCGAGGACGCGGCCATCCCGACGGCCGACACGACCAGGTCGTCAACTACCACCACGTCATCCATTCCCTGCGCAAAAAGCCGATGGCGCTCCGCGGCCTCGTTTATCGCGACAAGCTCTTCCCGCGTCAGGAATATCGCAAGGCCTTCGAAGCCCTCATCGAGCATCTTCCCGACAAGCAGGCTTGCAAGATCACCGTCGAACTCCTGGCGCTCGCGCATGACCGTGGTTGCGAACGCGAACTTGCCGAAGAATTGGCCAGGATACTCGATGCTGGTGACTTACCCAATCTGGCTACCATGCGAGCGCTCTTCGGTCCGGATCCAGCCAAGCTGCCGACCGTTCATGTGCAACTCGCATCGCTCAACGGTTATGAGGCCCTGATCGGGACGGGAGAAGCGGCATGA
- a CDS encoding DUF6088 family protein has translation MQKLTSQIMGHAERLPEGSALSAKSFLHLGNRAALDRALSRLAERGELVRAGRGIYMRPVKSRFGSRPPTVEQAVEAVAQQRGEVIVSNGAAAANALGLTSQVPVRSVYLTSGRSRTMTLGQQTVELKHVPRWQLALADRPAGVAVRALAWLGPERVDEALSRIKRKLPPDAFGELVAAAPQFPTWLARSVGKAAHR, from the coding sequence ATGCAAAAGCTGACATCGCAAATCATGGGACATGCTGAACGACTGCCGGAAGGATCCGCGCTTTCGGCAAAGAGCTTTTTGCATCTCGGAAATCGAGCCGCCCTGGATCGGGCTCTGTCGCGCCTGGCCGAGCGTGGCGAGCTCGTCCGGGCGGGCCGTGGTATCTATATGCGGCCCGTCAAAAGTCGCTTTGGCAGTCGGCCGCCGACGGTCGAACAGGCCGTAGAGGCGGTGGCGCAGCAGCGCGGTGAGGTCATCGTCTCGAATGGCGCCGCCGCGGCAAATGCCCTGGGCCTGACCTCCCAGGTCCCGGTCCGCTCCGTCTACCTGACATCCGGCCGTAGCCGGACGATGACCCTTGGACAGCAGACGGTCGAGCTCAAGCACGTGCCGCGCTGGCAATTGGCCTTGGCAGATCGACCTGCTGGCGTGGCGGTCCGCGCACTTGCATGGCTTGGGCCGGAGAGGGTCGATGAAGCACTGTCGCGGATCAAGCGAAAGCTGCCGCCAGACGCGTTCGGCGAGCTGGTGGCGGCGGCTCCGCAGTTTCCGACCTGGCTTGCAAGAAGCGTAGGAAAGGCTGCGCATCGCTGA